One region of Chloroflexota bacterium genomic DNA includes:
- the rpsS gene encoding 30S ribosomal protein S19, translating into MSRSTKKGPFVHPKLAKKVTAAQNSRSRTVIRTWSRASTIMPDMLGLTIAVHDGRRHVPLFITENMVGHKLGEFAPTRTFRGHISRSERATRAR; encoded by the coding sequence ATGTCTAGGTCAACGAAAAAAGGGCCGTTTGTGCATCCCAAGCTGGCGAAGAAGGTGACGGCAGCGCAGAACAGCCGCAGCCGCACCGTAATTCGCACATGGTCACGCGCATCGACGATTATGCCCGACATGCTCGGGCTGACGATAGCCGTTCACGACGGACGCCGGCATGTGCCGCTGTTCATCACGGAGAACATGGTCGGGCACAAGCTCGGCGAGTTCGCGCCAACGCGCACATTCCGAGGACATATCTCCCGCTCCGAACGCGCGACTAGGGCTAGGTAG
- a CDS encoding 50S ribosomal protein L22 — protein sequence MPVRAVATNTGYSVKKVKPIIDMIRGMHVEDALNALRYLPSPIAAQVAKVVSSAAANAENELMAQVSDLRITEIYANEGPRAKRFRARARGRITRIIRRNSHITVVVDEEVS from the coding sequence ATGCCGGTCCGAGCAGTAGCAACAAACACGGGCTATTCCGTGAAGAAGGTCAAGCCCATCATAGACATGATACGGGGCATGCATGTGGAAGATGCGCTGAACGCGCTGCGCTACCTGCCTTCGCCGATTGCGGCGCAGGTGGCGAAGGTGGTAAGCTCCGCCGCGGCGAATGCGGAAAACGAGCTGATGGCGCAAGTGAGCGACCTACGCATCACCGAGATTTACGCGAACGAAGGTCCGCGCGCCAAGCGCTTCAGAGCGCGAGCTCGCGGGCGCATCACGCGCATCATACGGCGCAACAGCCACATCACCGTTGTAGTTGACGAGGAGGTCTCGTAA